Proteins co-encoded in one Arachis stenosperma cultivar V10309 chromosome 7, arast.V10309.gnm1.PFL2, whole genome shotgun sequence genomic window:
- the LOC130940239 gene encoding plastocyanin, giving the protein MATVTNSAAVTIPSFTGLKATATNATTKVSAGVKVSAAQFPRLGVKASLKDVGVAVVATAASAVLASNAMAIEVLLGGDDGSLAFIPKDFSITAGEKIVFKNNAGFPHNVVFDEDEIPSGVDASKISMSEEDLLNAPGEVYSVTLSEKGTYSFYCSPHQGAGMVGKVTVN; this is encoded by the coding sequence ATGGCTACAGTCACTAACTCCGCAGCCGTTACCATTCCATCATTCACGGGACTAAAGGCAACTGCAACAAATGCCACCACCAAAGTTAGCGCCGGAGTTAAGGTGTCAGCAGCCCAGTTTCCAAGGCTTGGCGTGAAGGCATCGCTCAAGGACGTTGGAGTAGCTGTTGTGGCCACCGCTGCCAGCGCAGTGCTAGCCAGCAACGCCATGGCTATTGAGGTCTTGCTCGGTGGTGATGACGGGTCTCTGGCTTTTATCCCAAAGGATTTCTCAATTACTGCTGGGGAGAAGATCGTATTCAAGAACAATGCTGGTTTTCCACACAATGTTGTGTTCGATGAGGACGAGATTCCCAGCGGAGTGGACGCATCAAAAATCTCAATGTCTGAAGAAGACTTACTCAATGCACCTGGTGAGGTTTATAGCGTTACTTTGAGTGAGAAAGGAACCTACTCTTTCTATTGTTCCCCTCACCAAGGAGCTGGAATGGTTGGAAAAGTCACCGTTAACTAG